Genomic segment of Pseudobacteroides sp.:
ACTATCATGGTATTACAGAAATAGATAGTGAAGGTGGTTCATATGGAATACTTTGTATACATGATGATGAGGATGAAAGAGGCTTTGATAATGATTTTAGGGTTCATGTCCTTTCAAGAGGTATCATTGTAGAAAAGGCAGACCCTTTCCTATCTCCATTCATTCTAACTGTGGAAGATGTTTTTAGTACTGATTGACTGTAATTTATTATAGATTTGAAAGGAAGTTATTATGAAGCTATATGATTATTCTGTAGAGTTTTCAAGTAAGCTATTTGAAGCTTTCCCAGAGTTTCAAGAGTATATGCAAATTGAGAACTATGAGAAGAGCAAGAAAGCATATTTTACTATTAAAGTTCCATGTCCCTCTGATACTGATAGTAAACTATTTATTTCTACATACAATGAGGAAATAGAAATTGGTTTTGGCTTTTACCATAATCATTTTTCTTTGGATTTAGAGCATTATAATGAATATGAAGGGGCAATTAGTTTAATTGAAGATATTTTAACTGAAAAACAAATAATTGCTATGATAAAAAATGAAAATGGATTAATATATAGAACTCTAAAGCCTGATGATTTAGCTGATTTAAAGAAAGAGGATATTATTAGCATTTACTCTTGGAAAGGTTCTTATTGCCACCATGAATAAGAAATACTTATTAGAACAATGTAAGAGACTTCAATCAATCGATGTGTCAGAAAACATCCAATATGCCCATGATAATAGTGAATGGTGGATTAACCATAATAAAGGGCATAAGATGCTAATTGATGATTTCTTAAACTATTTAAAGGTATCAAGTTATATAGATAAAATTCATTTGAAAAAGTGGTTAAGGAAAAGAATTAGTCCTAGATGGGATTATTTGTGAGGCGTTGACACTCATAGAGATTATAAACAGAAAAAGGTATATAAACAAGAATGCTTAAACTTTAAATACATAGCAACATGAGATTTTCAAATTGAATATATAATCACAATCTTTCAAATAATAGTTTGGTGATAAATAAAAATAACACTTTACTATAAAATCCAACAAACTATAAAATTGTGAAAGGAAGGTGATGCCCACATGTCAACTAATAAACAAGCCAATAGACTAATCCAAGAGAAATCCCCTTACCTGCTGCAACATGCACATAACCCTGTAAACTGGTTTCCTTGGAGTGATGAAGCTTTTCAGAAAGCCAAGTCAGAAGATAAGCCTATCTTCCTGTCTATTGGCTATAGCTGACCCGTATTCAAAGAACATGTCATTGATGACAGTACTGCAAAGTCAAATATTTATAAACCTGCCATTTTACAGGCTTCTACCTGTAGAAAGGCAACAAAAAACCCCCTTAACTTTGGGGGCTGCAAACTGCTTTTTCATTGGTAGCTTTCTGTCTCTTTTCTCTGACTTCCTGTAACCATTTCTCTTTATCCTTCATAGCATTTTCAACCTCTGGTGTCCAGTAAATCTCAAAATAAGCTGAATTTTTTCCAGTCTTTGTATAAACCACATGGTCAATATATCTTTTAAAGAGTACATTCTTTTCCTCTGATGTCATTTTCTTAAACCTCCATGTAGTTCAGCACTTTAACATCGAAGGCAAAGTCAAATTAATATCTCTTGCAAAACAATAAAAACGGCAGAATAAAATTCTGAAAGCATAATCTTAACGCAAAAACGGCAAATTGCAGCATGCATTAGTATCAATGCATAGTATTCGTAATTTCACATGATTACTGTCCGAATTGAACGTAAGACAAAGAAAACGCCTATGCCAAAGCATAAGCGATAATTTATTGGTAGTGCTCCAAATTTAACTGCGTATATAATGAATAGGAAAAACACGGTCCCAACCGTAAACACCTGGAAACGCCACGCGTCTTTGATATCGATTAACCCAAAAATATAATTAAGGAATGCAGTAAGCAATGTTATTGGGCAAAATAATATGCACACCAGAAGTTTCTGCTGTTTGATTCGCAGGTTGGTTTCTCTAAGATATTCCTTGAATATCAAGTAATTACCGCAGAATATATAGGGCACAACCCAAACACAAAGGTATACATAATTGGGCTCAAAATGTGGGATTATTTGTTGAACAAAATAGCCCATTAATGCTGGAATTACAAGAACAATGCTAAAGTGTTTATTAATCCTATCGGAACGTTTTTTGAATGAATTTGAATAATGAACTGCATAAACTAAGAATGAATAAGGTTAAAACTGATGTGATAGTGTAAAAATAAATGAATCAAGTATTGTAACCCAGTATTTAGTTTGGCCTGTAAGCGTTGGAAGTACCGATTCTTCAATAAAAGTTCCAAGTCCTGCACAACCCGAGAAAAATGCAACCAGGCTGCACCAAACATTTACCTTGTTTTTTGGATTGCTGAAAAATAGCATTGCAGACATTGTCCAAAGAAAAATACAAATAAACAGCATCTATTTCACATCCTAAAGATGTTCTTATTTCAGTGCAAATGTTCTATAGGTTCTTTTCTTTTATAAACAATAAAGACTCGTGTAATATTTTTTTCTTATAGATGATAAGTCCGGAGTGTCCAATCTTATATAAAACTCTTTTTGGATTATTCCAGGCCTTCCACAATCTATCGGTATCTTCTATATGAACATATTTGTCATATAATCCGCTGAATAACAGGATATTCTCTTTTGGAATAAGGGGCATCCGTAAGCTCGGATTAAATATGTCCCATTTCTCTTTCAGCAGTTCATAATCATACGAATTGGCAACAAAATCCCTTTTTAGGTACCTACCAGGAATAGTGTGCCATGTTGAATATGACATGCTGTTTGCATAGAATGCTGATATGAGTGCATCTATGTTTTCCTCAGCAGTTGCAGTTAAATTGGTTATAAACCCGCCAAGGCTGATACCTGCAAGTACAACCTTTTGGTTTATACTTTTCAGGTAGCATATAAGTGCACGAATGTCCGACACTGCTTGTTTTACAGATAACAGGGTTCTTCCAATGTCGGTGCTGATCATTAATTCGCCGCAGTATTCTGAATCACTTCCTGCCCTGGGATTATGAAAGGGTAGAGATATAAAGTAGACATCATAACCTTTTTTCAGAAAACCTTCTAAAAATATATCTGATATTGCAGAATAATCTTTCATCCTCCAGCCGGGTACTAAGATTATCGACTTTGATGCCGGTTGGGTAGGGCTTTTATAATAAAGTCCATGGACCAATTCATTGCATTTGTTGTTGTCAATTTCGCTTTTGAATGTATATGAGTATATTGCTGGTTTATCAGTTGGATTAAGAGTGATTATCGGGATTGAAGGTTTTTTGTAGAAGTCAGCAATATCAACGTTTGAGTCGGTTGAAAAGTGTGATTTGGAGCTTCTTTCTCTATGAAGAAGTTCCAAGGATATGCAGTCAATTATGTATGAGAATGCTTTGTTCATTAGGCTACTCCTGTGTGGTTGTATATAGTTAATTTTAGCATAGATTGAGGAAAACATAAAAGTTAATTTGTGGAAGGGCATAATTTATCAATATAGGTTCAAGCAGCCCACATAATAGGGGGAATATAAGATAAAATTGTTATGTATGTACTAGTATACTTTTCACTTTTATCTGCATGTATCTTATTAAGAAAGCATGTAGTTCATCGTACCTTTGACACAAATCTCTCTATATTTAAAATTTTATAGCAAATAATTGTTGTCTATAGGTTGTCAAAATGAAAATGATATTGACATAGAGTTACATTGATGCTAATATATAAATGTAACCTTAAAGTAACAAAAGGTTGATTTCTACATCCTTTATTACTAGAAGGCAAAACTGAGGGAAAAATTCATGAAATTGGAGGTCTTGCGAATGGCAAAATAATCTGCGTAATAATGAGTAATGAATGAGTAATGTACATCATTTGTTAAGGATTAGAGCATTGCTATAAAATGATTAGTGGTGTATAGCTTTGGAATGAAGGGAGTGATGAGAATGCCAAAACAATAGTTAAATAATAAATATAAAGTAGGTATAATTTGCATGCTTAAAATACATGATTCTTATTAAGTTAAAATTTTGCTATATTTGAGTTTGTAATTGACTAATTATAATTTATTAATTATTATATTGGTTGGAAGAAATAATTGTAATTTGTTTTATATGGATATAGGGGTTTGGATTTTATAGATATAACTATATGAGTAATATAAGGGGTTTGAGGTGTTGGTAATAAATGCTGCATGATTCCTTTAATGCTTACATAATAGACAGAAAACTTTGATACAATCTTTAAAAGTCAAAAATCTAAAATATTTCAATGCGTTTTATAGCTTTTTAATTTTCCTAATATAGCTTTTAATAATCTTAAAATTCTTTTAATTTATGTTTTGTTATTAATTGTCTATATACTATTATTTAAACTCTGAATTTTTGATAAGTTTTGTAAAATACGCAATAATACAAATCACTTTATACTTCAAAAAATAATTTTATCTAAAGGGAGGTTTTATTTTGTTGAAAAGGAGACTAATTTCAGCTGGAGTTATACTTATCTTAGCCGCTGAAATGATTTTAGGATCAATCACTGCGTATGGCAATCAATTTCCGTTGCCAGAGAAGTACGTAAAAACTACATTATCTCGGTCTACGGTGTATAATCCATTAAATGATCCAATCAGAAAGGCACTTTGGGAATCAGCATTAAAAGAGGCGTTAGTAACGCCAACACCAATGGCATTACCTAGTATACCACAAAGAAACATTGCAAATGTAGCATCCGTACAAACTGAAAGCAACAACAAACAGCCAGAAACTATAAGTTTGACTGATTTGCTAGAGGGCAATAAAGGGAAAGACAAAAAGGAAGTCATAGTAAAGTACAAGGATATAGACCAGAAAGAAAATACAAAGAAAAAGCTTAAGTCAAAAAAGACTAATCTGTCACTTAAATCTAAGTCCTGGAGCAAAACGCTCAAGCTGGAGACTATAGAAATCTCAGATGAGAGTGAGCTTAATAATGTTATTGATGAATTAAAAAAGGACCCCAATGTAGAATATGCACAACCTAACTATAAACTGGAACTCATGAGTGAGCCGTCAGATGATAGGTTCATTGAGGAGTGGGGGCTGAAGAATTCAGGACAGACTGTAAGTGGGCAAGCTGGTACTGTAGGAGTTGATACAAATGCAATAAAAGCATGGAATATCACTAAAGGTTCTGACACAGTAAAGGTAGCAATAATAGATACCGGGATAGATATAAAACATCCCGATCTTGCTGCTTCAATATATAAAAATCCAAATGAACGCCCAAATGGATTGGATAATGATGGTAATGGGTATGTGAATGATGTGAATGGGTGGAACTTTGTAGATGATACAAATAGTGTATTTACTTCTGAAGCAGAGGATACCCATGGAACTCACATTGCAGGCATAATTAGTGCCGGGATTAACGATGGAGGAGTTGTTGGCCTAGCTCCCAATGTAAAAATAGTTCCATTGAAATTTATAAGTGGAAATATCGGATATACCAGTGATGCGATAAGAGCGATTGAGTACTGTCAAAAGGCGGGAATAGAAATAGCAAATATTTCCTGGGGCGGTTCTGATTACAACAACGCATTAATGGAAGCTATGAAAAATAGTTCAACAACATTTATCTGTGCTTCTGGAAATGCAGGCAAGAATATTGATTCTAGCTTAGTTTATCCAGCTGCCTTTGACCTCCCTAATATTATAGCAGTATCAGCCAATGACAACAAGGGACAATTGGCATCATTTTCAAACTACGGCACAAAAGTAGATATATCTGCTCCAGGTGTTAATATTTTAAGTACACTTCCAGGCAATAAATATGGATATATGAGTGGAACTTCTATGGCAGCTCCTTTTGTAACCGGTACAGTAGCCCTTTTAAAAAGCATTGACAGTACACTTAATGCGGTTGAAATAAAGGAAAGGGTACTTAATAATACAACTAAATCTGATAGCCTTTCAGGAAAGGTGGCTACTTCAGGAAGACTCAATGCTTATGCAGCATTGGTAAACAGTGTACCGGAATATGAAAGTACACCTTTACCTACTGGAACGCCAACACCTCAAATGCCCACAGAAAAGTCAAAGGAGCCTCAAAGTATTTACGATGGTAGCCTTGCAGGTAATGGAAAAATAGAAAAGCCATTAAAAGAGAAGACCAATCTTTTTATTGATTCACTAATAAACAAGGGAACTTCTAGCACATCCAATGAGAATGGTATAAAAAACTTAACTATTAACAAACTAAAGGGTAACTTTGTGGCCGTTACATGGACAACCGATGTTGAGTCGGATTCAGTTCTTCTTTATGGAGCTGACAGCTCTTTGGCAAACAAGATATCCTACCCAGAGCTAACGACAAAACACCAGATTACATTAAAACTTGATAATATTCAAAGTATAGGATTCTACAAAGTACGTTCTAATTCTAGGGATGGAAGAGTTTTTGAATCAGGTGTAAAAGAAGTTACAAGTATAAATGATCTTGGCGGTGAGAATGTGCGACATTTGGCTGTTACCGAAACAGTATACGGTTCAACTGCACAAGAGGTAAATACTTTAAGTTATGTGACGGACAATGGTTCAAACCACTCTCTGGTAACTTCACAACCAATAGGTGAGTGTACTGTTTTCGGCATTATCAATGGAACCAGACATGATTTTTATTCTGTCAACCTTACTGCAGGAAGAACGTATTCCATTAAGCTTACAGGCATGGCAGAGGGAGAAGATTACGACATATATCTTATGAACGATGTGCTTAATGATGTAGGATATTCAACGAATATTTCCAACTATGATGAAAGTATAACCTATACAGCAACAGCAACAGGAACTTACTACATAGATATTCAGCCAAGCACTTATAATACAAACTCAGCACATCACAATTATCAGCTTATGTTTTACTCAACTGAAAAAGCTCCAGACAGTTTTGAGCCTAATGATAGTAAAGAGACTGCGACAGCAGTATCTGACAGTACATTAATAAGGCCTACATTGAATATAAATACTGATGAAGACTGGTTTGTGCTGGATACAATAAAAACAGGCAAGCTTGATATAACAATGAAGAGCATACCTTCAGGTTGCGACTATGATATTCAGGTGTATGATACGAATGGTACAGTTCTTGGTGGATCTTACAGCGGTGGTAATCAGGATGAAAAGATTGACAGTATTGTTACTCTACCTGGTAAGTACTTTGTGAGGGTATATTCCTACACAGGTTCAAATTCTACTGATACATATGAGCTTAAAGCAGGGGTGTATACACCTGATCAGTATGAAGTGAATGATGATATATACAATGTGAATTCACAGAATAAACCTGCTATGAGCCTTAATAGCTATATTTATGGCACTATGGATAATCAGGATGATGTTGACTGCTTTAGATTTACATTGGAAGGCAGTACTAAGGCAGGAATTAGGCTTAACAACATACCAGATGGAACAGATTATGATATGGTGGTCTATTCATATACAAATGGTGATTTCATAGAGGTAGGCCGTTCAACCAATGGTGGAAAAATGGACGAAGAGATTGTAAGTCAGCTGATAGAAGGAAACTATATTGTTAAGGTTTACTCCTATTGGGGAAGCTCTGAAAGTCAGACCTACAAATTGAGTCTATATGATGAAACAACAGGATTGGTATCCATGGAAGCAGACAAAACCACTGCAGATGTGGGGGATGTAATAACTGTTACAATAAAGGCAAATGGTATAACAAATATTGCAGGCTATCAGGCCAATGTGAAGTATGATCCAGCGGTCTTGATGCCAGTAAATCTTGATGATACACAAATTGATAGCTCAACATATCCGATGTTTGGGGATATACTTGTAAATCCAGGATTCTCACCATTTGCAAGTGCTATGAATAATCTCAATAGTGGTATTTTGAACTTTGGTACATGCTATATAAATATTGACGGATACAGGTCAGGTGGTGTGGCTGAAAAAAGCGGTACTCTGGCTACACTAAGATTCAAAGTTCTTAAAGCAAACCAAATTATAATACAGTTTGAAAGAACTGAATCTATGATAAACAGTCCGTATGGTATCACTTGTTATGACTGGTATGGTAATGAAATAAGCTGTAATGTAAGTAAAGCCATACATATAAATGAGGAATTGCCTGTAAATGATCAAACTGTGACTAGTAGCAATACTGAGACTGAAGTTACAGATTCAAGCCTGAATGTAATATACTCAGAAACCCTGAACCAATTTACCTTATCAGGTTATATTGTCCCAGACTTTATCAGTAGCTTGGAATCAATTGATGAAGGATTCAAGGTTGAAATATTAGGGACCACATTTAGTGACGAAACTAATGAAGATGGGTATTTTGTCCTTTCAGGAAGCTTGCCTGATGGTCAATATACACTACAAGTAACAAAGTCAGGTTATCTTAAAAGGAAGATAAATGATCTGACATTAAAAGGCAAATTAGAAATTGGTACAACTGAGAGCCCAATAAAAATGTGGGCTGGTGATATCCCTAAAGATAATATTCAAGATGATAGCATCAATATGTCAGATGTTATACAGATAGCCATGAGCTTTGGAAAGGTAGCAGAAGAAGAAAACAGTGGTTTTAATACAAACTGTGATTTGAATGCAGATGGTAGCATAAACATGTCCGATGTCATCATTATGGCAAAACACTTTAATGCTACTCCTTCTTCATATGATAAAGTAACTGTAATCGTATCAGAAGATATTAAGTTATTTCCTCCGAAAAACCTCATATCATTGTGGAATACAGGTGCAAGCATATCATTGACTTGGTCACAACCGTCTGCTGGTGATATGCCTGATAATTACGAAGTATATTGTAACGACAGGTTAATTGCTTCGACAAAAGGAACCTCCATAACTTGTATGGGACTGACTCCTAATGCATTAAACAAGGTTTATGTTAAGGCTGTCGATTTAGCAGGGAATAAATCGGATAGCAGCAACATACTTGAAATACAAGCACAAGAAGATGACCATGGGAATACAAAGGAAAACGCAACTCCAATTGAACTGGGAAAAGAGGTTAGCGGAGTTTTTCATGATTCGAATGATTATGATTATTTCAAATTTACTCCAAAAACCACTGGCATATATGTTATCAAAATATATAGGAGTAACTACACCCCTGAGTTTTATAACAATGAGGGCTATCCAGCAGGATCGGGAACAAACAACGACTATCATTTTGAGGCAGGAAAGGTTTATTATCTTCGTACAGGTACTGATAATAACAGAGATTATCGGTTTATAGTTCGCTTAAAAAGTAACAAGCCCGATCTAGTATTTGGTTATGCAAGTGGAAATAAATGTCTGGCTAGTATACCAGTAAATTTTGACCATGTGGTAATGAATATTGGTGATACAGCATCAACGGGTAGTTTTAAAGTTGAGATCACTGTAAACGGTCAAAATAATAAATACTATGCGGTGTATACTTCTAATATTGAGAAAGATAATTCTGTTTATAGTGCGTCTGCGGTTGACTTAAATGGTAATTCATGGGTTCCAAGTGTACCTGGAGAATATGATGTAACATTTAAAATCGATAGCGAAAATAATATTAGCGAAGCAAATGAAGAGAATAATACATTTACTGCAAAATATTACGTTGATGATCATGGTGATTATGCAAGTAATGCAACAGAGTTTCAAATATGCAAGGATGTTACTGGGACATTAGGTGCTACTGGAGATTCAGACGTTTTTGTGTTTACTCCAACAAAGTCAGGAAAGTATGAATTTTCAATAAAAAACTCGCCAGTTGACTTTTTTCTTGTTACTGCTAATATGGGGTCTATCATCCCAACAACAATTTATTCATCAGAAAAAATCTTCAAGTACGATTTTATAGCAGGACAAAAATACTACATTTTAGTTTGTGATAAGTATGAAAAAATAAACACTACTGAACAATACACCATAAAGTCTTATGAAATAGCACCTGATTTAACAATATCAAAGGTAGATATAAAGGAAAGCCAAAATGGCGAGCCTTGTAAACTACGTGCTGAGATTTCAAATATCGGAAATAGTTATTTACAATCAGGTCGTTTTAGAATTGGCTTTAAAGTTGAAAACAAGATGCAGATTTTTTATACTGATTACTATGAAGGCCTAGTATCTATATTTAGCCCTGCTGAACTATATCTTGATAATATTCAGCTCAATGAAATGCTTAAATATAATGGTAACCATAATATTCATGCATTTATTGAAAAAAGCAGCAATTTTAATGAACTATTAGAAGATAATAACTCAATCAATACAACTGTGAGCTTTTATTCAGATCTTACCATAACTGATATTATATTCCCAAATGAACCTAATTGTGTGGAACCAATTCCAACAAAGGTTGTAGTCAAAAATATAGGTCCAAAAGCTTCTACAATTGGATATCCAGTTGTTGTATGTATGGATATTGATGGGATTGCAACTAAGTATTATTCATCTACTTATACTAGGCAGATACAACCTGGACAATCAGCTGAATTAGCAGTATATGACGATTACGGTAATTCTCCACAGATAAATGAGGTGGGTATCTACACGGCTCATGTAAAGATTGATGAATATCATGATTACAATGATATGTATGAGCATAATAACACATTCAGTAAAAGTCTAAAAGTAGGGAGTTTGCCTGACTGGATAATAACAGATGTAATAATTGAGCCAAATGAAATAAGCCATAGTGATGAGGTTATTCTTAGTGCGATTGTAAAGAATGTTGGAGAAGAAATAATTTCAGAAAATAAGAGTATAAGGATAGGATTTAAAATTGATGATAGCGATATACTCTTTTGGTCAGACGTGCAA
This window contains:
- a CDS encoding Imm7 family immunity protein, giving the protein YHGITEIDSEGGSYGILCIHDDEDERGFDNDFRVHVLSRGIIVEKADPFLSPFILTVEDVFSTD
- a CDS encoding alpha/beta hydrolase, with the translated sequence MNKAFSYIIDCISLELLHRERSSKSHFSTDSNVDIADFYKKPSIPIITLNPTDKPAIYSYTFKSEIDNNKCNELVHGLYYKSPTQPASKSIILVPGWRMKDYSAISDIFLEGFLKKGYDVYFISLPFHNPRAGSDSEYCGELMISTDIGRTLLSVKQAVSDIRALICYLKSINQKVVLAGISLGGFITNLTATAEENIDALISAFYANSMSYSTWHTIPGRYLKRDFVANSYDYELLKEKWDIFNPSLRMPLIPKENILLFSGLYDKYVHIEDTDRLWKAWNNPKRVLYKIGHSGLIIYKKKILHESLLFIKEKNL
- a CDS encoding S8 family serine peptidase, translating into MLKRRLISAGVILILAAEMILGSITAYGNQFPLPEKYVKTTLSRSTVYNPLNDPIRKALWESALKEALVTPTPMALPSIPQRNIANVASVQTESNNKQPETISLTDLLEGNKGKDKKEVIVKYKDIDQKENTKKKLKSKKTNLSLKSKSWSKTLKLETIEISDESELNNVIDELKKDPNVEYAQPNYKLELMSEPSDDRFIEEWGLKNSGQTVSGQAGTVGVDTNAIKAWNITKGSDTVKVAIIDTGIDIKHPDLAASIYKNPNERPNGLDNDGNGYVNDVNGWNFVDDTNSVFTSEAEDTHGTHIAGIISAGINDGGVVGLAPNVKIVPLKFISGNIGYTSDAIRAIEYCQKAGIEIANISWGGSDYNNALMEAMKNSSTTFICASGNAGKNIDSSLVYPAAFDLPNIIAVSANDNKGQLASFSNYGTKVDISAPGVNILSTLPGNKYGYMSGTSMAAPFVTGTVALLKSIDSTLNAVEIKERVLNNTTKSDSLSGKVATSGRLNAYAALVNSVPEYESTPLPTGTPTPQMPTEKSKEPQSIYDGSLAGNGKIEKPLKEKTNLFIDSLINKGTSSTSNENGIKNLTINKLKGNFVAVTWTTDVESDSVLLYGADSSLANKISYPELTTKHQITLKLDNIQSIGFYKVRSNSRDGRVFESGVKEVTSINDLGGENVRHLAVTETVYGSTAQEVNTLSYVTDNGSNHSLVTSQPIGECTVFGIINGTRHDFYSVNLTAGRTYSIKLTGMAEGEDYDIYLMNDVLNDVGYSTNISNYDESITYTATATGTYYIDIQPSTYNTNSAHHNYQLMFYSTEKAPDSFEPNDSKETATAVSDSTLIRPTLNINTDEDWFVLDTIKTGKLDITMKSIPSGCDYDIQVYDTNGTVLGGSYSGGNQDEKIDSIVTLPGKYFVRVYSYTGSNSTDTYELKAGVYTPDQYEVNDDIYNVNSQNKPAMSLNSYIYGTMDNQDDVDCFRFTLEGSTKAGIRLNNIPDGTDYDMVVYSYTNGDFIEVGRSTNGGKMDEEIVSQLIEGNYIVKVYSYWGSSESQTYKLSLYDETTGLVSMEADKTTADVGDVITVTIKANGITNIAGYQANVKYDPAVLMPVNLDDTQIDSSTYPMFGDILVNPGFSPFASAMNNLNSGILNFGTCYINIDGYRSGGVAEKSGTLATLRFKVLKANQIIIQFERTESMINSPYGITCYDWYGNEISCNVSKAIHINEELPVNDQTVTSSNTETEVTDSSLNVIYSETLNQFTLSGYIVPDFISSLESIDEGFKVEILGTTFSDETNEDGYFVLSGSLPDGQYTLQVTKSGYLKRKINDLTLKGKLEIGTTESPIKMWAGDIPKDNIQDDSINMSDVIQIAMSFGKVAEEENSGFNTNCDLNADGSINMSDVIIMAKHFNATPSSYDKVTVIVSEDIKLFPPKNLISLWNTGASISLTWSQPSAGDMPDNYEVYCNDRLIASTKGTSITCMGLTPNALNKVYVKAVDLAGNKSDSSNILEIQAQEDDHGNTKENATPIELGKEVSGVFHDSNDYDYFKFTPKTTGIYVIKIYRSNYTPEFYNNEGYPAGSGTNNDYHFEAGKVYYLRTGTDNNRDYRFIVRLKSNKPDLVFGYASGNKCLASIPVNFDHVVMNIGDTASTGSFKVEITVNGQNNKYYAVYTSNIEKDNSVYSASAVDLNGNSWVPSVPGEYDVTFKIDSENNISEANEENNTFTAKYYVDDHGDYASNATEFQICKDVTGTLGATGDSDVFVFTPTKSGKYEFSIKNSPVDFFLVTANMGSIIPTTIYSSEKIFKYDFIAGQKYYILVCDKYEKINTTEQYTIKSYEIAPDLTISKVDIKESQNGEPCKLRAEISNIGNSYLQSGRFRIGFKVENKMQIFYTDYYEGLVSIFSPAELYLDNIQLNEMLKYNGNHNIHAFIEKSSNFNELLEDNNSINTTVSFYSDLTITDIIFPNEPNCVEPIPTKVVVKNIGPKASTIGYPVVVCMDIDGIATKYYSSTYTRQIQPGQSAELAVYDDYGNSPQINEVGIYTAHVKIDEYHDYNDMYEHNNTFSKSLKVGSLPDWIITDVIIEPNEISHSDEVILSAIVKNVGEEIISENKSIRIGFKIDDSDILFWSDVQLNLKSGETIKITANEGVVLGKWNAKEGEHTVFAVVDSLQNAKELDENNNEFSKSVTVKGKCDLKVEQIILDPPNPAAGEKVILKAKIRNTSENPSPATRVHKVEFMIDGDILFSKDISTNLKPGEKVTVTSYIDTVNGRWDAEEGEHTVTGVVDPLESIEEADEYNNTLTRGIIVKGKCEFKLEEIMLDPPNPVVGEKVTLKARLRNISQNASPFGRIHKVGFKIDNSTEIWTESFSGSIGGGEYIILSTDGMNGQLWTPNYARSYNITSVLDGSTSNLNKTVTVTGNRVFDAAADYDNDGLSNGQEINLGTQWDNYDTDGDSICDGDERNGTNGFITDPLNPDTDEDGTNDNFEVKLGNSPVEKDEYVPFSIEAHSQSGSVAVEVFGNSSLQASHFEVNELNSLSRDSIDGIIGNPVDISLNGSNFKEATISFNYDETILNGISEDDLTVYWLDYDNNTLVPLPEYDVSIDKYNNIITARVNHFSTYVPGKKNLSRISYNNSVVFVIDESGSIGSNDITNGIDIPTKIVEKSSENNEFAVVRFSGIARQTIGLSQDKEDIINAIKKVGGTSSTNIQTGLQESKTILSNSSQNRKYVVLLSDGGDSNHSSIINVVKAMVNEEIKILCVSLGGKSPLLSEIASIANGTNYYIDPNNDLNVEISNIVNNIMKEIELVESIPPEKKNPSKKLPPNLPANTPIKLPIHTYGCISYAGEIDAYEFTPDVTKTYCISSMGETDTEINIFDGTGKLISSSDSNDDSEWDKNFYMLMNLTKDQKYRFEVRHSDLLNGTGEYYIHISDPIMQTLSADMAYLELLAYEMDADAYTVNPDESVNVTIGGYTHTFKSEIYRVNGKPAVKIEVFKAAFGMTETYSLPGNKDENVAPGDVERDILPAWMGNDDCDTELNKYNITKIQQVLRHLECWAPGKGKSAYLYDEVYKGSSKLYGNTTAASVKKFQIEFMGRSTNTLLPVYANGAVDLETAIALDEYRFLLCMNKAYIKPKGVNVRAYLENVYKLTAANGYYLSYDGKNIVITDAHDPANRVQKIFIPDLYFCGEEKKCYAKVRNIKVAYKNYKNVIYGSQDVYDTKVNMLKLMGKQMKSGQKFEATDIKNSIGGIDAYWDDKFEKAVNNYVKAALFTDVYNAIKSSDYGSLGNNNVKALFLKHWTSIELQPSLYFVENPAPAKWYTMIPEAPKSDLVNGKTVTITKENKTYSESAKKFYNAYYLPLDKIRNWIGSDDGLRQTWLQATYGITDAELGGVLGGALDQLFDIKGAAKEVVSAIWELLKNPKNTLETVWFLSKVLNPHPLLFIDDKIKFFNLIKDMVATFIDEFKEAGSYEKGRMIGKAISFVLSFFVSGAGIVKATRILDLLRESKALSTVCTKVAKGAVASKEALAKMLEAAAETISKIRTASSDFLNSIKGSIIKLADGYGYRPAYAGMSDLGDKVFEFINKADISDTNKIDNISSTAGRLTNASSIASGTAKHLLNRHSFSRVQNQLKYELKVRPRADIEADLANRNFFNRNWTEDQCLQAAETAFKQAKANNIVSDTFTCNVFGENITVALENGILKTSWGPHKYTLTDFGL